In Tamandua tetradactyla isolate mTamTet1 chromosome 7, mTamTet1.pri, whole genome shotgun sequence, the following are encoded in one genomic region:
- the AVPR1A gene encoding vasopressin V1a receptor, which produces MHFAKGSGTERAGNSSPWWPLTSGDSNASREAEDVGEASSPEQDVRNEELAKVEVALLAVTFVVAVLGNSSVLLALHRTPRKTSRMHLFIRHLSLADLAVAFFQVLPQLCWDITYRFRGPDGLCRVVKHLQVFGMFASAYMLVVMTADRYIAVCHPLKTLQQPARRSRLMIAAAWALSFVLSTPQYFIFSMIEVNNVTKTYDCWATFIQPWGVRAYVTWMTGGIFVAPVVILGTCYGFICYHIWRNIRGKTASRKGEGTEGAGGAFRRGMLLAPCVSSVKTISRAKIRTVKMTLVIVTAYIVCWAPFFIVQMWSVWDEKFVWVDSENPAITITALLASLNSCCNPWIYMFFSGHLLQDCVQSFPCCRNTKQKFNKEDSDSMSRRQTSYTNNRSPTNSLGTWKDSPKSSKSIKFIPVST; this is translated from the exons ATGCATTTCGCCAAAGGCTCCGGCACGGAGCGCGCCGGCAACTCCAGTCCGTGGTGGCCTCTGACCAGCGGCGACTCCAATGCGAGCCGGGAGGCCGAGGACGTCGGAGAAGCCAGCAGCCCGGAACAGGATGTGCGGAACGAGGAGCTGGCCAAGGTGGAGGTAGCCCTCCTGGCCGTGACTTTTGTTGTGGCCGTGCTGGGCAACAGCAGCGTGCTGCTGGCGTTGCACCGCACGCCGCGCAAGACATCCCGCATGCACCTCTTCATCCGCCACCTCAGCCTGGCGGACCTGGCCGTCGCCTTCTTCCAGGTGCTGCCGCAGCTGTGCTGGGACATTACTTACCGCTTCCGCGGGCCTGACGGGCTGTGCCGCGTGGTGAAGCACCTGCAGGTGTTCGGCATGTTCGCGTCGGCCTACATGCTGGTGGTCATGACCGCCGACCGCTATATCGCGGTGTGCCACCCGCTCAAGACGCTGCAGCAGCCCGCGCGCCGCTCCCGCCTCATGATAGCGGCCGCCTGGGCGCTGAGCTTCGTGCTGAGCACGCCGCagtatttcattttctccatGATCGAGGTGAACAATGTCACCAAGACCTACGACTGCTGGGCCACCTTCATCCAGCCTTGGGGGGTCCGCGCCTATGTGACCTGGATGACGGGCGGCATCTTCGTAGCGCCAGTGGTCATCCTGGGCACCTGCTATGGCTTCATCTGCTACCACATCTGGCGCAACATCCGCGGGAAAACAGCGTCGCGCAAAGGCGAGGGCACCGAGGGCGCGGGCGGCGCCTTCCGCAGGGGGATGCTGCTCGCGCCTTGTGTCAGCAGCGTGAAGACCATTTCCCGCGCGAAGATCCGCACGGTGAAGATGACCTTAGTGATAGTGACGGCTTATATCGTCTGCTGGGCGCCCTTTTTCATTGTCCAAATGTGGTCCGTCTGGGATGAGAAGTTTGTCTGGGTTG ATTCGGAAAACCCTGCCATCACCATCACTGCATTGCTGGCTTCCTTGAATAGTTGCTGCAATCCCTGGATATACATGTTTTTTAGTGGCCATCTCCTACAAGACTGTGTCCAGAGTTTTCCATGCTGTCGAAAcacaaagcaaaaattcaacaaagaagATTCAGACAGCATGAGCAGGAGACAGACTTCTTACACTAACAACCGCAGCCCAACAAACAGTTTGGGTACCTGGAAGGACTCTCCTAAATCTTCCAAGTCCATCAAATTCATTCCTGTTTCAACTTGA